From Dasypus novemcinctus isolate mDasNov1 chromosome 19, mDasNov1.1.hap2, whole genome shotgun sequence, a single genomic window includes:
- the LOC101421904 gene encoding olfactory receptor 4A47-like, which translates to MEPRNNVTYFVLLGLTQNPKEQKVLSIIFLFSYILTIVGNLLIVVTVTVSKSLGSPMYTFLADLSFMGASYASVISPKLISGLFFGQKTVSFQACKMQLFLEHFFGGSEIFLLLAMAYDCYLAICKPLHYLIIMRQWVCAVLLTVSWIGGFLHSLIQLISLYQLPFCGPNVIDHFLCDMFPLLKLVCTDTYVICLLVVANGGMICSIVFLLLLISYGVILHSLKNLSKEGRRKALSTSGSHITVVVFFVPCIFMYARPARNFPIDKSLSVFFTIITPMLNSLIYTLRNSEMTNTMKKLWRRKFI; encoded by the coding sequence ATGGAACCAAGGAACAATGTGACTTACTTTGTTCTCCTGGGCCTCACACAGAATCCAAAGGAACAGAAAGTACTTTCTATTATCTTCTTGTTCTCCTATATTTTGACCATTGTGGGTAACTTACTCATTGTTGTGACTGTAACTGTCAGTAAGTCCCTAGGTTCACCTATGTACACTTTTCTTGCTGACTTATCATTTATGGGTGCCAGTTATGCCTCAGTAATTTCCCCAAAGTTGATTTCAGGCTTGTTCTTTGGACAAAAGACCGTATCCTTCCAAGCTTGTAAGATGCAGCTCTTTTTGGAGCACTTCTTTGGTGGATCAGAGATCTTCCTTCTGTTGGCCATGGCATATGACTGTTATTTGGCCATCTGTAAGCCCTTGCATTATCTGATTATCATGAGGCAATGGGTGTGTGCTGTGCTGCTAACAGTGTCCTGGATTGGAGGATTTCTGCACTCACTCATTCAACTGATCTCTCTTTATCAGCTCCCATTTTGTGGTCCGAATGTCATTGATCATTTTCTCTGTGACATGTTCCCCTTATTGAAACTTGTCTGTACTGACACCTATGTCATTTGTCTCTTAGTGGTAGCTAATGGAGGGATGATATGCAGTATTGTGTTTCTGCTCTTACTCATTTCTTATGGTGTCATCCTACACTCCTTAAAAAACCTTAGTAAGGAAGGCAGGAGGAAAGCCCTCTCCACTTCTGGTTCTCATATCACTGTGGTGGTCTTCTTTGTtccatgtatttttatgtatgcaAGACCTGCTAGAAACTTCCCTATTGACAAATCATTGAGTGTGTTTTTCACAATCATAACCCCCATGCTAAACTCTTTAATATATACTCTGAGAAATTCAGAGATGACAAATACTATGAAGAAGCTCTGGAGAAGAAAATTCATATAA